A window of Micromonas commoda chromosome 13, complete sequence contains these coding sequences:
- a CDS encoding pyruvate, phosphate dikinase (Putative pyruvate, phosphate dikinase, chloroplast precursor. Model contains a transit peptide for chloroplast localisation (Chloro P and Target P). Catalytic activity: ATP + pyruvate + phosphate = AMP + phosphoenolpyruvate + diphosphate): MKTLLGGKGANLAEMNRIGLSVPAGFTVTTETCAAFHENGGELPAGCWDEMLEGLAFVEKCMGKKLGDASDPLLLSVRSGAAVSMPGMMDTVLNLGLNDDVAEGLAAKAGEKFAYDSYRRFLDMYGDVVMGIEHHLFEHQIDSLKKEVGVAQDNELTAEHLRELVKRYKKVYEAEGKMFPQEPLEQMRLAANAVFDSWNSDRAKKYMAINQITGLKGTAVNIQAMVFGNMGETSGTGVCFTRNPSTGENLLYGEYLVNAQGEDVVAGIRTPEDILTMKTALPQAYEDLVRNTQLLEKHYKDMQDIEFTVQEGKLYMLQTRSGKRTGAGAVKIAVDLVEDGMIDRQRAVQIVEPTHVDQLLHPQFKDESAYAADVIGVGLPASPGAAVGQVVFDTETAEELNAQGKKCILVRVETSPEDVGGMNAAEGILTARGGMTSHAAVVARGWGKTCVSGCSELVVDEENRWLSLGGVKLHEGDWVSLNGTTGEVIRGQVELAPPAISGDLDKFMTWVDEFRRLKVLANADTPEDAKTARDNGAEGIGLVRTEHMFFGTGERIMAVRRMIMAADTATREAALTDLLPYQREDFEGIFRAMDGCPVTIRLLDPPLHEFLPDGDLDEIVAMLSADTGADEHEVVERIEKLAEINPMLGFRGCRLAITYPEIGRMQVRAILEAAVAVQAEGKVVIPDIMVPLVGTLEELRDQTAMIRETAKAVFEEKGAEVAYRIGTMIEIPRAALMSDQIATEAEFFSFGTNDLTQMTFGYSRDDVSKFLPTYLERGILKHDPFQVLDQAGVGQLIETSVQRGRATRPELKVGICGEHGGDPSSVDFFHRKDLDYVSCSPFRVPIARLAAAQAALNN; encoded by the coding sequence aTGAAGACCCTGCTGGGCGGCAAgggcgccaacctcgcggagATGAACCGAATCGGCCTCTCCGTCCCCGCGGGATTCACCGTCACCACCgagacgtgcgccgcgttccacgaaaacggcggcgagctcccgGCAGGCTGCTGGGACGAGATGCTCGAGGGACTCGCCTTTGTGGAGAAGTGCATGGGGAAGAAgctgggcgacgcgtccgaccCCTTGCTCCTCTCCGTCcgctccggcgcggcggtctccATGCCCGGCATGATGGACACCGTCCTCAACCTCGGActcaacgacgacgtcgccgagggactCGCCGCCAAAGCCGGCGAGAAGTTTGCGTACGATTCCTACCGCCGATTCCTGGACATGTACGGAGACGTGGTCATGGGCATCGAGCACCACCTGTTCGAGCACCAGATCGACTCGCTGAAGAAGGAGGTTGGCGTCGCGCAGGACAACGAACTCACCGCGGAGCACCTGAGGGAGCTCGTTAAGCGGTACAAGAAGGTTTACGAAGCCGAGGGGAAGATGTTCCCGCAGGAGCCCCTCGAGCAGatgcgcctcgcggcgaacgcggtgtTTGACAGCTGGAACAGCGACCGCGCGAAGAAGTACATGGCGATCAACCAGATCACCGGCCTGAAGGGCACCGCGGTGAACATCCAGGCCATGGTGTTCGGCAACATGGGCGAAACCTCGGGCACCGGGGTTTGCTTCACGCGCAACCCCTCCACGGGCGAGAACCTCCTCTACGGAGAGTACCTGGTCAACGCCcagggcgaggacgtcgtcgcgggcatcCGCACGCCCGAGGATATCCTCACCATGAAGACCGCCCTGCCGCAGGCGTACGAAGATCTCGTGCGAAACACCCAACTGCTCGAGAAGCACTACAAGGACATGCAGGACATCGAGTTCACCGTGCAGGAGGGTAAGCTGTACATGCTTCAGACGAGGAGCGGCAAgcgcaccggcgcgggcgccgtgaAGATCGCGGTGGACCTCGTGGAGGACGGCATGATCGACAGGCAGCGCGCGGTGCAGATCGTGGAGCCCACGCACGTGGACCAGCTCCTCCATCCGCAGTTCAAGGACGAgtcggcgtacgccgcggacgtcatcggcgtcggcctgcCCGCGTCACCCGGCGCAGCCGTCGGCCAGGTTGTCTTTGACACCGaaaccgccgaggagctcaacgCGCAGGGCAAGAAGTGCATCCTGGTGCGCGTGGAGACCTCACCCGAGGACGTGGGCGggatgaacgcggcggagggtaTCCTCACCGCGAGAGGAGGCATGACGAgccacgcggcggtggtggcgcgcgggtggggcAAGACGTGCGTGTCGGGATGctccgagctcgtcgtcgacgaggagaacAGGTGGCTCTCGCTGGGCGGCGTCAAGCTGCACGAGGGCGACTGGGTGTCCCTCAACGGCACCACCGGCGAGGTCATCCGCGGTCAGGTTGAGCTCGCCCCACCGGCAATCTCCGGCGATCTCGACAAGTTCATGACCTGGGTCGACGAGTTCCGACGCCTCAAGGTTCTCGCCAACGCGGACAcccccgaggacgccaagacggcgagggataacggcgccgagggcatCGGGCTCGTTCGCACCGAGCACATGTTCTTCGGCACCGGCGAGAGAATCATGGCCGTGCGCCGCATGATCATGGCCGCGGACACCGCGACGCGTGAGGCGGCGCTGACCGACCTCCTCCCGTACCAGCGCGAGGATTTCGAGGGGATCTTCCGCGCCATGGACGGGTGCCCGGTGACGATTCGTCTTCTCGACCCGCCGCTTCACGAGTTtctccccgacggcgacctcgacgagatcgtcgcgatgctctccgccgacaccggcgcggacgagcacGAGGTCGTGGAGCGCATagagaagctcgcggagattAACCCCATGCTCGGCTTCCGGGGTTGCCGCCTCGCCATCACCTACCCCGAGATTGGCCGAATGCAGGTTCGCGCGatcctcgaggcggcggtggcggtgcaGGCGGAGGGCAAGGTTGTCATTCCGGACATCATGGTCCCCCTCGTCGGCACTCTCGAGGAACTGAGGGATCAGACGGCGATGATCCGAgagacggcgaaggcggttttcgaggagaagggcgcggaggtggcgtaCAGGATCGGGACGATGATCGAGAttccccgcgcggcgctcatgtCAGATCAGATCGCGACCGAGGCGGAGTTCTTCTCCTTCGGCACCAACGACCTGACGCAGATGACCTTTGGTTACtctcgcgacgacgtgtcCAAGTTTTTGCCCACGTATCTGGAGCGCGGGATCCTCAAGCACGACCCTTTCCAGGTGCTGGACCAGGCGGGCGTGGGGCAGCTCATCGAGACGTCGGTGCAGAGgggccgcgcgacgaggccggaGCTCAAGGTTGGCATCTGCGgggagcacggcggcgatccaTCCTCCGTGGATTTCTTCCACCGCAAGGATCTGGACTACGTGTCCTGCTCGCCGTTCCGCGTGCCGATCGCGCgtctggcggcggcgcaggcggcgctcaacAACTGa